The DNA region TTACAGTCGAAAATTCGTGTTGACCGATTGTACGGTGTATaataggaaaagaaaaaaaataacattggAACGAACTTATATAACGTCAATCAGATTGCAGTTTTGGCAAATTTATCATTAGgacctacgtatatatactGCGAGTTGTTTTGACGTTTTGATGCGATGTTGCGCGTCGCGATTATAATCTACAGAGTTTGTGAGATGCGTGAAATAAGGTGCTAATTCAACCATTAATACACGTGTCACCGTCGTCATTTGCTTACATAATTAGATTGTCAGTTTATACGCATTTAATTAAAGTATCGTTCCAATCTAAAAACAAATTCATGCTAGTCACGCGGAATTTATCTGATATGCTGATCTTGCTCCCAAAAGACTCAATGCCAAACAAGTTTCGGATGACTTTTAGATGAATATTGATCACCAAACTCCCGTAATGGTGTTACACCTTAGATCcattgaattataattatataaaacaaTTCTTCTTGCAGGTTTGATTGcgttaaaatttgcaaattactATTAATGACAATATCGCGAgatcgaaaatcaaatttaaaacgttcgagtatttaaatttaacaaaaatcaCGCTCACCAGTATCGTGTgttattgaatattgaaaaggaGCGTACAGTTAAAATATTTACTATTGCGATAACTAaacgttgaataaattattcttctgatatttttatttctacgaaTCAATTCAAAGTGATTACACTCCGCGGTATTCAGTCACTTGAACCAATGATCCCAGTCCctgttaattataaatttgactAGAAACAATTAAGAATCATCCTTATAATCAACAGAAGTTTGATGATTAATCACAGAGGTTATACCGATTGTTTAATTACTCCGGCCAACTCGAATTATGAGCATATATCCACGTGACTAATTGAAGAGAAATtagttttattaaataaaatttcctatTTATTTCAACGTCCTACTACCTGCTGCTTATACTATCAaccaaaaaacttcaaaacttatttatcaacgtaaaaaaaagaaaagcaaacttCAATGTATAGAgtcaaaatttattgatttaaatatgaagtcgtaaagaaaaaacaaaatttatttctggtTCTCGTAAAAAggcaaagaaaattaaattaaaaatttgtactgttagtaaaaacaaaaataataaatgttcTTGGAGCGGAGAAATGCGAGCGTGTAAGTAATATCCGCTACACAACATACAGGGTATACAAATGTACGTAACGTACACATAAATAAAGAGTGTATCGCAGACTCGTCTAATGCAGCGAGGGGGATAATGGCGAGGGATTAAGGAGACGTTAATAGAATTGATAAGGGGCCCGAATTGCGCTTTGCCATGGGTGTTTGCCGCGCAGTGCCGTAGCCGAGTGGCGCACTCGATACATTTTGGGGGATGGTGGCGGGGTGGCTCAGGCGTATACCCACCCTGGAGCATTGAATAAAGCTCTCTCACACCCCTCGCCCACATGCAGCCCTCGAGCGAGTCCCACCCTCGCGATCCGCGTCCATAATACCGCCCCTAACTTCCCTCGGCTCCGCATATAGGAATATACACACGTTCAGCGGGCGGGGGCGGTGAATCAAATCTGCGAAAAAATACCCTCATAACTCGGCGTTTCGCCCTTTAATACACTCACCAACTCCGAGCAGCTTTCGTACGAGACccggtataataaatataaacgcAAGCACTCAGGCGTGCTGCTGCACCGAGACGCGTAGAACACCTGCAGCCAAACCGCAGCTGCGGATCATAGAGATCAGAATTCTTGTACTACTAGTCCAGTCAAAATAGGTccgaattcaaaatatttgccATACAGGGAAGGCGTTTCCAGAAAACAgcaaaatttcacgttttttgcGTTTTCTTGAAAAACTGATGTCCATAGAGGATAAATGACTCCACCATCCtatagagcggaaaattctctCTGTTTTCTCGAGGCGTCGGATACGCAGTTCAAAAATGTACTTCATATTTCGGTTCCTGAGTGTCGGAAAACCGCTGTACACAAAAATGCAACCACGTCCCAAATGTTTTGAGTTCAGACCTATTTCTACCGGACTATACCGGTGATACATAATTAGGTCCGCTTCGTTAAACGACGGATGGACGAGGCGTGCGTTGGAAGCCAGGACAACAACCCCTCGTCGATGGATATGCAGGAGTCAGCCTAGACCGTATCCGCGTCTAGAGCTAGGCGAATACAGAATCCGACGTACGAGGGCCGCGGGTACTTACACAGAGGCCGAGGGGGTGTTTGCCCATcggggggtgggtggggggCGGCTATTGAAGCCACCGAGCGACGATGCGGGCGACGTAATTACGGGCGCTCTGCCAATATTGGTTAACCTTTCCAGGTTGACGTCGCCATATGCAAAGCCCGTAATGAGTCGCTCAAGAGCTTCGCTTCGCCGCTTGCAAGCTCTCGCTCTATTGCTATCCGCCCTGCATAGGCACTACCTCGTATCCGACATCGCTTATAGGAGAGGAGACTCCCTGCCTAGTTTCAACCTGCACCACCGTATCGTTATTACAATATCCCAGGAGCTTGCGGATATATGCCGAGGACTCGAGCACCTTATTAgccaatatatgtatagtatatacctaCTCTAGTTCGCGTATGGCGTTCCACAATGCCCACAATTACAGATACAAGTTTATAGGCTCGATGATTAATTTCTGGATGAAATggaagatttttcggtcaGGGAATGGCGGGGGCTTGAAATCGTTCTccgtattttttcattcttaattttttttaccgttgaaGATAAAACTCGCACAATATTGACCATTCTTTTCTCACATATCCGCGGTGAGGACGAATTTCTTTTCGAAACGGTatgattttttactcattctccaaagtgaaaaggaaaagaaaccaAGAAACGATCCTGGGCTAGAAGATGAACAAAGAAGGGTTAACGAAAACGGGTGTCCGTTTCATTGGCTGTAGAGAATTTGATGGTGGATACCTCTTCAGCCATGTTATTATTTCTGGATCGTTGATTCTCCACGGAGTTCAGGTCAAGCCGAAACTATAATGGCGGCGGCCAATCGACTGTATTCTTTCCCTCTTCTATCTCTCTGCTccgcttcttcttcatcttcttgatgggtgtttttttttatttcattcttttctctttttttttttttgctctttttttcacctcacgactctctctctctctctcttctcctaTGTACCCATACCTTGACGATTTTGGGGAAGTGAGCGAACGGATCCGCGGCCCGCGGATGGTGGTTTTATTGGAAGAAACCAGAGCCTCTGAGAAAGGTTCTCGGCCTAACGCCCCGACGCTTGGACTGCCACCGCACTGCGCTGTATGACACCGTTGCCGCCGCCTTTTTCCCCGTCTATAAAGGCGTATAGACGCCGGTTTAATAGGGGGTGAAACgggctttttattttctcgctTCTCACCCCGGGTGCCGGGGACCAAATCCTTCAGCTTCGCTcgttctctctccctctctgtctctctctttctctttctctttctctcttcgtaATAGCGTTCCtttcatcttattttttctccttcttgttcttcttcttcttcttcttcttctttttcttcttctttgtctcGCTGCATGGTGCAGAGGATAATCATCACGGAGCTTAAACCGCTATACCAATCCTCGTAAATGTTATACTTATGTACGTTATACCGTTTGTCGAGTCTGGTGTATAAAAGGAAACGACAATGAACACGTGAAATTAACTTCTCTCGtgtcgccgtcgtcgtcgtacaCGCTCAGCGTATCGCAGTTTTCTCTTGCAATGGTGAATATCATATCCGTACGTTATGACGAATGCAGTCGCCCTGGATAATATGTGAAAGCGTTTCGCCGCTCGCGCTtcaatttcggctccgaataTCCACGTCGAAAACCTGACGAGAAACTTACTTACCTTATACCTTGTGTTGAATAAGTAAGAAGGTCGTCGATCGCTCGGTAAGTGGATCAAAAACTCCGAGACAGGATCGCGCTCAGATACGGAGTTTCACTATCTATACCCGTTACGCCAAACTGACAATTTAACGATCCGACGTCTATCAGCCTAGCCGATCTTGAATTAATGCCCAATATTACCTACCCACCGACCAAAGCTGCACCGACGAAATTTTAGTCACTCGAAACCGATTATAATCATAAATGAATATTGTCAGAGAAGTAACGGTTCACCCGGTCTCTTAAGATATGCAGAAGCATAGCCATGAACGCGTCTCAATAAATCACAAGCGTCAAAATCATTGAAGAATATTTGTGTCACCACTGTTCTCGTACGACGTCATAGAGGCACAGCAAGTGATTCGGTTGATTAGTTTTTGAACGGCTCAAATGACTCGAGCGACGAGATTATGTTATGCCGTTACTGCTCTAAGAGAAGCGATTTGTCTGACATCGATCGTCTTATTCTCGATGAATGGATTGAATTACAGAACTTGTGTTATAGGTATACGCATGCGTATATGTAAGAGAATTAGGAAAAACGAGTGAGTGGATAAATGGATCGTCGGTCAGATAAATGAGCGGATAGAGCTTTGACAGAGACGAAAGACATTAGGAGTTAGGCGAACCGCGAGGGATTTCTGGAAGGATTCGGTCTCGTTAACAACACCAGTAAAATCGTGTGTATaaagtagaaaagaaagagaatagAAAGAGAGATTCTAAAcctgtttattttattcggtTTTGAGGTGAAAGTTTATCTTGTCACAATGAGGTATCTATGGGTTTATAGCGTTGTCACGAACCGAGGTTGCCGGCCTGGGCCGTTTGACAGGCCGTTTATACCTCCTGGCGGTGTGCAGGTGTATAGTCAGTGGGTACGAACGTACGTATCGTAGAGAGGCATAGAAGCCTCGACGCGAGGGCTACAAGTAAGGCGCGAGAGAGGAGCCCGGCTGCCTAGGCAGGGAGAATTATACTTGCAGATTTCGATTGCAGAATCTCGTTTAGCCTGGATCAGCCTGGGTCAACGTGGTCGTGTATTTGCAGGTACGGTGCAGGGTACGATTTGGCCGCGAGGCGCAAAAACGCTACGAGGGAGTCGACGGCCACGCTAAAGGCGTGGCTCAACGAGCACAAGAAAAATCCGTACCCAACCAAAGGCGAGAAGATCATGCTGGCCATCATCACCAAGATGACCCTCACCCAGGTATCGACGTGGTTCGCCAACGCCCGGAGACGGCTAAAGAAGGAGAACAAGATGACCTGGGAACCGAAGAACAagaccgacgacgacgacgacgccgtTCTATCCGACTCCGAGGATAACAAGGAAAAGGACGAGCTGACGGGTGACGGACGGGGGGACAGAGTCGGCGATGACGCAAGGCGAACCCTCGACGATGGTGGTGAGTTGTTTTTGCTAAGATATACCTTAGGGGTCGTCCACGATTACAGCGTTGCCACTTTTGAGGTGAGGGCAGGCGAAATCCTACGGTTGGTAACGCTGAGAGGGAGGTGGGGTGCAAAAAAggacaatttttacttttctgatCTTTCTTTACTGTCCGTGTCATTtgaatttgaagatgaaaCTTTCTTCGAAAAGGTAACGATACTTTGGAACAAGACCAACTTTGGGCAAAATAAGGTCGAAAGTGGTGACGTAGTGCATGGACGGCCCCttttacctacctacctacctacctaccgtcATCTTACCCGTTACCGGTCACAGGGGTGGTTTCGGGGTTTCCACTCCACCGATTCATGTTCTTAATagatttcatttcttctcCTCTTACGTCGTCGGACAAAAATTCTAGGGTCCTAAGCCCGAAGTGTTTGTGGATATTTCTATTGTACTTGACTGCTCGAGTCGGACAAATGCGAGGTGTCATTTGAGCCGCTTAACCTGGGGATGTCGCCGAAGTCATTTCCTCATCGGAGTATTTAAGAACAGTATGTGTATAGGTACTATTATATTGCAGTGTGTGGTCGTGAGGTGGCTGGCACGGTCAGTCAAACGCGAGAGAAAACCGGTTCTCGTAAAGTTTCTTTcgaaattatattcatatcAGTTTTATCGAGGTTTAAGTTCTCggattctttgttttttttttttcgttttgtttcttttttttctttctcgattACGCAAAAACTCGGAGAGAATAAACTGCGACTAAATTTCGACGGTACTTTACGTTCACGTCGCGATGGCTTCGGCTGCGGACGTTTTCACATCGCACCTTGTACCCAGCAATCTATAGCTGCGGTTAGCTATTCCTTCTAACGACAGCTACGAGGTGAAAACTCTTTGTTCGTTTTATTAGAAAGGATGTATAAGAACGCCGCGCGGCGGTCTTGTGaggcgtgaaatttttcaaccggcagtaaaataattaagaTTCGTTAATTTGTGACTGTCTTGAAGGCCCGCCTCTCGCCTCAGAACGTAGGTACCAACCTACGTGTATCTCCTCCGTACACGGCTGTTCCTTATTACGTACGTATTGCCACCTGCGGATGAATTAAACGAAGAAATTCTACGGACACTCACCTGACTCGGACCACAGGAATTTGATCGGGGACACATATCGCCTGCGGCGAATCCGCGACCGCTCTCGACTTCCAAGATGTCGTACCGCAATTAGTCGTATGGATACTGTACCTACGTCAAATTTCACATAGAATTTTTCCGGACCAGTTACGCTACTGCGAATCACGAATTATCAATATAAGACTCAATCTAGAACGAGACGGACGTCGCCAATCCCAAAACTCTCAATCACAAGTTGGTATAAGAAGCTctcttttcggtttttcttttcactcagCAAATATTCACTTCGATCGTCCATTCGGTTGGACGCTGACAGCATTCCGGAACCATTCTTACGAAATATTTCTACCTTTTCCTAACAGGTGTCTCGGTATAGCCTTATTTGTACTAGTATTTATTCTGTTTGTATACCGTCATGAGAAGATAAGAGACAGTTTAGGAATTGGTTTTGCTACGTGAAACACTGAACTCGCATTGCTActgtagatatttttttatatttcaacgtAAGTGAGATTTAATTCACTTATGTCCATGTTGTGTTTGTCAAGATTTGAAGGTATTACTGGCAAGTAATTTCCAAAGTGAATTACCTAAGCTTGTCTCAAAAAGAGTATGTAAACTCTTTTCAATGATCGGGGGATAGAATTGGGCTGTCTAGGTGATATGGTATAATATCGGGTGTATCGGATGGCACGAAGATTATACGGTTAACTACGGATAAAAGAGGGTCAAAAGTTAAAGAGCCACTTGTGGACTTGCGGCGGTGGTTGGTGGCAGTATCTATTTAGCGGAGCCATAAGGTTCCCTTTATAAGAGCGTTGAGGGTGAGGAAAAGGGTGTGGGCGTCAGGGGAACAGCGAGGCAACAAGCCAAGCCGAAAGCAAAGTTGCGACGAGCCCCTTCCTGGGAATTATCGGTTGACGACCCATCAACTAAACCCCTCTGCCGACTCGTTCGAACCTCTTAATGAAATTCTCACCCCTGACTGACTCGGAGGCTGCAGGCTGGCTGCCCTGCCTGGGGTGACGAGGGGGTAGAAAACAGCTCTCTCTCTACGAAATCTCTCGCGCCCCCAAAGTGGTCGCAGTTTTCCCCGCTGCCACCGACACTCAGCCCTCCCGCCTCTATCCGTTTCATCCCGTTATTCCCTAGCGACTCCCTTTTTTCGCGGCACTGCAGGATCCATCGCCCTCCGCACGGAATAACCGGCGTGCTCCCCATCCGCGGGATTTCACCCTACCCACTACGATGACACGCATATCCCGTGCGTCTCACTTTCGCGCCCCGGGGATTCCCGACgttctcttttttcctttctcttccCTCGGGGGGATGGAAACCGTGCGCGCCGTTACTCCAGCGTTACTATATACCCGTCTCGACAATAAGTTGAAAAGCGTTTTTTCTCCACTCCGGTTTTCAGAACCCATGAGGCACGTCAAGGCCGAGCATCTCCAGCACGACAAGGACcttgacgacgacgatgacctCGATCTCGAGGACAATCCACGCCGAGGCGAGCACTCCTTCCACCATTCGATGCAgccccaccaccaccaccaccagggCTACGTCGGGGACGAGCACCTCAAGGACGAGGGCATAAAGTCGGACTGCAGCGCCGGCGGCGTTCCCATACCTGCCACCAAGCCAAAGATTTGGTCCCTCGCGGACACGGCGGCCTGCAAGACACCCCCGCCGCCGAGCCACCCCCACCACCAGCAGTACCTCCACCACCAGCAACACTAcgcgcagcagcagcacccgGGTCACCTCGCTGCCTCCCAGGGTCACCACCATTCCCAGCAACCCTGGCTGGGCGGGGGCGGTGGAAGCCTGACCTCCTTCGCGCTTCCGTCCTCGGCCTCGATGAGCCCCTCGGCGGCAGCGACGGCTCCGTACTCAAGCGCGGCCGCGAGGTACGGCGGTTTCCTCTCATCGTCTTCCGGCGGTCAGCTTCACTACAACCCAAACTCATCGGGATCATCGTCGAACGGTTCGTCGGCGGCGGCGGGGTTTCCCGAGGTTGGGACGGACACGCCGCCCCAAACACCACCCAACATGAAAGTGGCCACCCCCAACGGGGTGATCCAGGGCCCTCCTGGGGGGTACATCCCTGGTGGCAATAACAGTAACAACTCGGCTGCCCACTACCCCGGAGGCCACGCGGCCGGCTATCTGTCCTCCAGTTCCGGATCCGCCAGCAACGGGTTCAGCCCTCGGCTCCAGCACTCACCTCACAAGGACTTCTCGCCTATGTCGCAGAACTCCCTTATCCATCAGCAGACCACCGCCAGCCTTCCTCCTGTGGAGGGAACCACCACCGCCTTCAAGCCCTTCTACAAGGGGTGAGTCCGCCACCGTTTCATC from Diprion similis isolate iyDipSimi1 chromosome 3, iyDipSimi1.1, whole genome shotgun sequence includes:
- the LOC124404284 gene encoding homeobox protein araucan-like isoform X1, which codes for MSAYAQFGYSYPSASQLLVSGGQPTTATSPAMSSGGALSPGALSPSSTATTTTGAGPGTTGGATTPVGGSTGTSTGCCENGRPMMTDPVTGQTVCSCQYDSAARLALGAYPRLAPTATSYSSYPTPTPSTTDQGPYPTIGMDSSAFYSPLGNPYGLKDATGMGMTPDMGTAWGTAALQPAATGYYPYDPTLAAYGISFSLDQPGSTWSCICRYGAGYDLAARRKNATRESTATLKAWLNEHKKNPYPTKGEKIMLAIITKMTLTQVSTWFANARRRLKKENKMTWEPKNKTDDDDDAVLSDSEDNKEKDELTGDGRGDRVGDDARRTLDDGEPMRHVKAEHLQHDKDLDDDDDLDLEDNPRRGEHSFHHSMQPHHHHHQGYVGDEHLKDEGIKSDCSAGGVPIPATKPKIWSLADTAACKTPPPPSHPHHQQYLHHQQHYAQQQHPGHLAASQGHHHSQQPWLGGGGGSLTSFALPSSASMSPSAAATAPYSSAAARYGGFLSSSSGGQLHYNPNSSGSSSNGSSAAAGFPEVGTDTPPQTPPNMKVATPNGVIQGPPGGYIPGGNNSNNSAAHYPGGHAAGYLSSSSGSASNGFSPRLQHSPHKDFSPMSQNSLIHQQTTASLPPVEGTTTAFKPFYKGSQSMGSGFVSPV
- the LOC124404284 gene encoding homeobox protein araucan-like isoform X2; the protein is MSAYAQFGYSYPSASQLLVSGGQPTTATSPAMSSGGALSPGALSPSSTATTTTGAGPGTTGGATTPVGGSTGTSTGCCENGRPMMTDPVTGQTVCSCQYDSAARLALGAYPRLAPTATSYSSYPTPTPSTTDQGPYPTIGMDSSAFYSPLGNPYGLKDATGMGMTPDMGTAWGTAALQPAATGYYPYDPTLAAYGYGAGYDLAARRKNATRESTATLKAWLNEHKKNPYPTKGEKIMLAIITKMTLTQVSTWFANARRRLKKENKMTWEPKNKTDDDDDAVLSDSEDNKEKDELTGDGRGDRVGDDARRTLDDGEPMRHVKAEHLQHDKDLDDDDDLDLEDNPRRGEHSFHHSMQPHHHHHQGYVGDEHLKDEGIKSDCSAGGVPIPATKPKIWSLADTAACKTPPPPSHPHHQQYLHHQQHYAQQQHPGHLAASQGHHHSQQPWLGGGGGSLTSFALPSSASMSPSAAATAPYSSAAARYGGFLSSSSGGQLHYNPNSSGSSSNGSSAAAGFPEVGTDTPPQTPPNMKVATPNGVIQGPPGGYIPGGNNSNNSAAHYPGGHAAGYLSSSSGSASNGFSPRLQHSPHKDFSPMSQNSLIHQQTTASLPPVEGTTTAFKPFYKGSQSMGSGFVSPV